One window from the genome of Nicotiana tomentosiformis chromosome 5, ASM39032v3, whole genome shotgun sequence encodes:
- the LOC138892863 gene encoding uncharacterized protein, with amino-acid sequence MAVDDLELGNTATTTDNSQISSDDEFEEGVTVAVTHPLYLNPTDTVAPNLISRIAYATNAYAVWMDLQERFDKVNDTRRYNLHKGIATLSQGTSYVSVYYFKLKDLWDEVEALVPSPGYDCVKSRDFIVHLHKQKFYQFLMGLNDSYSQARSQILIMKPVPSINQAYAMLVSDESQRAVAATSGILGPLPNVHAGHYESTTLYSSKPTESQKFRKNYNVPCEFCKLKGHSNENCYKIIGYPPDYK; translated from the exons ATGGCGGTAGATGATTTGGAGCTAGGAAATACAGCTACTACAACTGATAATTCTCAAATCTCATCTGATGATGAATTTGAAGAAGGAGTTACAGTCGCTGTTACTCATCCTCTATATCTCAATCCTACAGATACCG TTGCTCCAAACCTAATCAGTAGAATCGCTTATGCTACCAATGCATATGCAGTGTGGATGGATCTACAAGAGCGATTTGATAAGGTAAATGACACTCGACGCTACAACTTGCACAAAGGAATTGCTACTCTCAGTCAAGGTACCTCCTATGTCTCTGTTTACTATTTCAAGCTTAAAGATCTTTGGGATGAAGTTGAGGCACTAGTGCCTAGTCCTGGATATGACTGTGTTAAGTCTAGGGATTTTATTGTGCATTTGCACAAACAGAAATTTTATCAATTTCTCATGGGCTTGAATGACTCCTATTCACAAGCACGCAGCCAAATACTTATAATGAAGCCAGTACCCTCTATAAATCAAGCTTATGCTATGCTAGTTAGTGATGAAAGTCAAAGAGCTGTAGCAGCCACATCTGGTATTCTAGGTCCTCTACCTAATGTACATGCTGGTCACTATGAATCTACAACACTTTATAGTTCTAAACCAACTGAAAGTCAGAAATTCAGGAAAAATTATAACGTACCGTGTGAGTTTTGTAAGCTTAAGGGACATAGCAATGAGAACTGCTATAAGATCATTGGCTATCCACCTGACTATAAGTAA